In Cydia splendana unplaced genomic scaffold, ilCydSple1.2 scaffold_46_ctg1, whole genome shotgun sequence, one genomic interval encodes:
- the LOC134805633 gene encoding piggyBac transposable element-derived protein 3-like, with protein sequence MPTPPAPEYSPHPTPLPRATNNRNRRKKSVPKITAINNRNKRKKSLPKVTAKKVKKTRLVLNLKWLKTTLKNRGFIDENLYKAPNVRLETALNYLYLFLTPDIIEDIVHNTNLYSVQQTGKSIQFSNGELKKFLGIEILMGIIKMPAYTDYWARKTRYPLIADEMPLKRYQQIRRNIHFVDNSFQNTDRYFKIRPVMEKIRLNFLKLEEEGEYSIDEMMIPYKGTKAGNRRQYIQNKPKKWGFKNFVRAGVSGLIYDFIMYGGDDTFRGYTFTDAEESIGIGGKVVISLCKSIQTKPAVIFADNFFTYPELVYILRNEYGIFSLGTIRNNRLRGCQDLLPSDKEMKKKPRGNSAQIVCNQNNLAVVKWSDNKVVTFISSYMDSHPIETIKRYSKDKRAKIDVPCPQVVKQYNKHMGGVDLADMFISLYRIPFKSRRWYLGIFSQLIDMCINNAWILYRKEHGQNKTPLKKFRLEIYEGLCKFNRTVIDENGENISKKHIIQKPVIERPTDCIRYDNVGHFPEIGEKTMRCRFCKDGRTTIYCIKCNMPLCIVAGERKKRNCFRQFHTK encoded by the coding sequence ATGCCGACGCCACCAGCCCCGGAGTATTCCCCGCATCCAACACCATTGCCAAGGGCAACAAATAACCGCAACAGACGCAAGAAAAGCGTACCTAAAATTACAGCAATAAATAACCGCAACAAACGCAAGAAGAGCCTACCTAAAGTTACAGCAAAAAAAGTTAAGAAAACTCGGTTGGTTCTTAATTTGAAGTGGTTAAAAACTACGCTAAAAAATAGAGGTTTTATTGATGAAAATTTGTACAAAGCTCCTAATGTTCGATTAGAAACAGCTTTAAACTATTTGTATCTTTTCTTAACGCCGGACATTATAGAAGATATTGTGCATAATACCAATTTGTATTCGGTCCAGCAAACTGGCAAGtctatacaattttcaaatggcgaattaaaaaagtttttgggcATTGAAATTTTAATGGGCATCATAAAAATGCCCGCATATACCGATTACTGGGCCAGGAAAACCCGGTATCCTCTGATAGCTGACGAAATGCCTCTTAAACGGTATCAACAAATACGACGCAATATTCATTTTGTCGATAACTCATTTCAAAATACAGacagatattttaaaataaggCCCGTCATGGAAAAAATCCGACTAAATTTTCTGAAACTTGAAGAAGAAGGAGAGTATTCAATAGACGAAATGATGATTCCTTATAAAGGTACAAAAGCTGGAAATAGACGgcaatacatacaaaataagcCTAAAAAATGGGGCTTTAAAAATTTCGTACGTGCCGGTGTTTCGGGACTAATCTACGATTTTATAATGTATGGCGGCGATGATACTTTCCGTGGGTATACTTTTACAGATGCAGAGGAATCAATTGGAATTGGTGGAAAAGTTGTTATTTCACTATGCAAATCAATCCAAACAAAACCGGCCGTTATATTTGCAGACAATTTTTTTACTTATCCAGAGCTGGTTTATATTTTAAGAAATGAATATGGCATATTTAGCCTTGGCACAATTAGAAACAATCGCCTCCGAGGCTGCCAAGACTTGTTACCATCAGACAAggagatgaaaaaaaaacctagagGTAACAGTGCACAAATTGTCTGCAATCAAAATAACTTAGCGGTAGTAAAATGGTCCGACAACAAAGTGGTGACGTTTATAAGCTCATATATGGATTCTCATCCCATAGAGACAATTAAGAGATACTCAAAGGATAAGAGAGCTAAAATTGATGTTCCATGTCCACAGGTAGTAAAACAGTATAACAAACATATGGGCGGAGTTGACCTGGCCGACATGTTCATATCATTGTATCGGATCCCTTTTAAAAGTAGACGATGGTACCTGGGCATATTTTCTCAGCTGATCGACATGTGCATCAATAATGCCTGGATTTTATATAGAAAAGAACATGGGCAGAATAAAACACCTTTAAAAAAGTTTCGGCTCGAAATCTATGAGGGATTATGCAAATTTAATAGAACGGTTATTGACGAAAACGGTGAAAATATATCGAAAAAGCATATCATACAAAAACCAGTGATAGAACGCCCGACGGACTGCATTCGGTACGATAATGTCGGCCATTTTCCTGAAATCGGAGAAAAAACAATGCGCTGTCGGTTTTGCAAGGACGGCAGAACAACTATATACTGCATAAAATGTAATATGCCTCTTTGTATTGTGGCAGGAGAGCGTAAAAAAAGGAACTGCTTTAGacaatttcatacaaaataa